One segment of Podospora pseudopauciseta strain CBS 411.78 chromosome 5 map unlocalized CBS411.78m_5.2, whole genome shotgun sequence DNA contains the following:
- a CDS encoding uncharacterized protein (EggNog:ENOG503NZWC; COG:Q), giving the protein MAANEVYQYSLISALMDGVASNGIPISDVLRHGDHGLGTFKNMVGEMIVLDGEVYQMKADGSVVHVDPEETITPFATVTRFDPTTTVKAMLKDGKKDLQALLDELHPEATNHFLAIRLDGTFERIEFRTAGGQCRPREGMVDVCSRQTTHMFEGERGTVIGFRCPGYVMGINVAGDHLHFISEDRERGGHILGFKTEGEIEVGVAVMSNFRLELPKGDREFDEAKLVKDEEGIKAVEG; this is encoded by the coding sequence ATGGCAGCCAACGAAGTCTACCAATACTCCCTGATATCCGCCCTCATGGACGGCGTAGCCTCCAACGGCATCCCCATATCCGACGTTTTGCGCCATGGCGACCACGGTCTCGGCACCTTTAAGAACATGGTTGGCGAGATGATTGTCCTCGACGGGGAGGTGTACCAGATGAAGGCCGACGGTTCGGTGGTACATGTCGACCCGGAAGAAACCATCACACCCTTTGCAACGGTCACCAGATTcgaccccaccaccactgtcAAAGCTATGTTGAAAGATGGCAAGAAAGATCTTCAGGCGTTACTAGATGAGCTCCATCCAGAGGCAACGAACCATTTCCTCGCGATTAGGCTGGATGGGACGTTTGAGAGGATAGAGTTCAGGACTGCGGGCGGGCAGTGCAGGCCGAGagaggggatggtggatgtTTGCTCGAGGCAGACGACACATAtgtttgagggggagagggggacggTGATTGGGTTTAGGTGCCCAGGGTATGTCATGGGGATTAATGTTGCGGGGGATCATTTGCATTTTATCAGTGAGGAtcgggagaggggagggcaTATATTGGGGTTTAAGACCGAGGGGGAGATCGAGGTTGGCGTGGCGGTCATGTCGAACTTCCGCCTGGAACTGCCAAAGGGGGATAGAGAGTTTGATGAGGCGAAGTTGGTgaaggacgaggaggggatTAAGGCTGTCGAAGGGTGA
- a CDS encoding uncharacterized protein (EggNog:ENOG503NZRF), giving the protein MRIGSLRHAAVWVACLSHHVTAVNHRDPAEGAARMNAYEIFNAIHSAMRQWGSSLNHNGLSTFVATVPAGVTLYHGTWRSTPPPGPEWLAFEIEHAELFAHPRWKFPPRELNTAGSSMPLQRQRGIFFQGENDYEVREDGEDEKGYLQIYKTTQPVRLLYLDGTSAANTEMGTLDLQDFVIRGDRNAEAWDEFGRAKSLCDIVTSWGLQGVIRMEAGFEIIKCNFSDSMELVSAIQRPADPSNSDGLGWEGYAEVHPFEWISAVAQRYHGIGGSRIELDFSSMVSAMFYPVNLTNDKSSKPNLPRLWYATEDELLSIRSRVEEVVHERLDGKHTSINWQEVTDLIITRYADRLWFMAERAQSILEFQGELNHLTNTHIDYGEKDIYHAACSRCERHFIRSATPKAPEDHLILAAMEEVTHAICERLFVVRLFIKNRIRIDKLKYNDKVPASRMDELLQSSKKAIRELMDQLKWTRWKECTTCEFHEVCFVPLWPVGDKDSYEQPNCRNHSSIQNSWWDNRYWDMPKMPHVPKPPSREDL; this is encoded by the coding sequence ATGCGGATTGGCAGCCTGAGACATGCAGCCGTTTGGGTGGCTTGCCTGTCCCACCATGTGACGGCTGTCAATCATCGGGACCCCGCCGAGGGGGCAGCCAGGATGAATGCTTACGAAATCTTCAACGCCATCCATTCCGCCATGCGACAATGGGGCTCATCTTTGAACCATAATGGCCTGTCAACTTTCGTCGCCACTGTTCCTGCTGGAGTGACCTTGTACCACGGCACCTGGAGGTCAACTCCGCCACCTGGTCCAGAATGGCTCGCCTTCGAGATTGAGCACGCAGAGCTATTTGCTCACCCGCGATGGAAGTTTCCGCCGCGGGAGTTGAACACTGCGGGCTCTTCCATGCCGCTCCAGCGCCAACGAGGGATTTTCTTCCAGGGAGAAAACGATTATGAAGTTCGAGAAGATGGCGAAGATGAAAAAGGGTACCTCCAGATCTACAAAACGACACAGCCTGTTCGGCTGCTCTACCTAGACGGTACGAGTGCTGCCAACACGGAGATGGGCACCCTGGACTTGCAAGACTTTGTTATCCGAGGGGACCGCAATGCTGAAGCTTGGGATGAGTTCGGTCGTGCCAAAAGTCTCTGTGATATTGTCACGAGCTGGGGTCTTCAGGGTGTGATTCGGATGGAAGCCGGTTTTGAGATCATCAAGTGCAACTTTTCTGACAGCATGGAGCTGGTTTCCGCTATCCAGCGTCCAGCTGATCCGTCCAACTCTGATGGGCTAGGCTGGGAAGGGTATGCTGAAGTTCACCCTTTTGAATGGATCAGCGCTGTTGCTCAGCGGTACCATGGTATTGGTGGCTCCAGGATAGAGCTCGATTTCTCTTCCATGGTCTCGGCGATGTTTTACCCTGTCAACCTCACCAATGACAAATCGTCAAAGCCAAATCTTCCACGATTGTGGTATGCAACAGAGGACGAGTTGCTGAGCATCAGGTCCCgcgtggaggaggtggtacATGAGCGCCTGGACGGCAAACACACTTCCATTAACTGGCAGGAGGTTACCGATCTGATCATCACACGCTATGCAGATAGGCTTTGGTTCATGGCAGAAAGAGCTCAGTCAATATTGGAGTTCCAAGGCGAGCTCAACCATCTGACAAATACCCATATCGACTACGGCGAGAAAGACATATATCATGCCGCCTGTTCACGCTGCGAACGCCACTTTATCCGCTCAGCCACGCCCAAGGCTCCAGAAGACCATCTTATTCTCGCCGCCATGGAGGAAGTGACGCATGCTATCTGCGAGAGACTATTCGTAGTGCGCCTTTTCATCAAGAATCGGATCAGGATTGACAAGCTCAAATACAACGACAAAGTACCTGCGAGCCGTATGGATGAACTTCTTCAATCTTCAAAGAAGGCTATCAGGGAGTTGATGGACCAGCTGAAGTGGACAAGATGGAAGGAGTGCACCACCTGTGAATTTCACGAGGTGTGCTTTGTGCCGCTGTGGCCTGTCGGTGACAAGGACTCGTACGAGCAGCCCAACTGCAGGAATCATTCTTCGATTCAGAATAGCTGGTGGGATAACCGGTACTGGGATATGCCGAAGATGCCGCATGTGCCGAAGCCGCCTTCGCGTGAGGACCTTTAA
- a CDS encoding uncharacterized protein (EggNog:ENOG503Q45R; COG:Q) translates to MAVSQTLTQVVDLVSEHKVEITVAFVAVYFLSQIRTYFKLAHVPGPWFAGWSDIPHNWSIWNERAYQYYYDISERYGKIARIGPNSVLSSSPEVWIHVNTKPGYRRSDWYFKAVRVEYQRDNIFSQADTEKHDATRKKIAPGYSGRENLELEGSVDSRVVAFLDLIRRNYLSVDGGPVKKMDLAKKIQFFTMDVISLVAFGTTFGMLDRDSDINNFVKSSEDGLLIGNMFMSLNLAWLVQAPVIGKFLGPSPKDKTGFGAMMRETFRYIDERVKNAATDTRRDMLASFYRHGVRGDELRSEVLEQMVAGSDTTAGALRGIMLHVLGTPRVQKKLQDEIDAVHAKRTWGDGIVPHAVAKQMPYMQAVIREGLRIWPPVLNLLPKDVPAAGDTIVVDGKKVFLPGGTCIGVSTLAMHHDKELYGEDADVFRPERWLLETDQQKLAMMTRINDLTFGHGKWQCLGKPVAQMEINKMLFEWFRNFDWAVAKPSKPWRFTNAFGLFLINDFYVRVMERET, encoded by the exons ATGGCTGTCAGCCAGACCTTGACTCAGGTCGTTGACCTTGTGTCTGAGCACAAGGTTGAGATCACTGTGGCTTTCGTTGCGGTTTATTTCTTGAGTCAAATCAGGACGTACTTCAAGTTGGCCCATGTGCCGGGCCCGTGGTTTGCGGGCTGGAGCGATATACCGCATAATTGGTCGATTTGGAATGAGAGGGCTTATCAGTATTATTATGATATTTCGGAACGATATG GCAAGATTGCACGCATCGGACCAAATTCTGTTCTTTCCTCGTCACCCGAAGTCTGGATCCATGTCAACACCAAACCTGGATATCGGAGGAGTGACTGGTACTTCAAGGCGGTGAGGGTCGAGTACCAGAGGGATAACATTTTCAGTCAGGCGGACACGGAGAAGCATGATGCTACCAGGAAGAAGATTGCACCTGGG TACTCCGGCCGGGAGAACCTCGAGTTAGAAGGGTCGGTCGACAGCCGTGTTGTTGCCTTCCTCGATCTCATCCGCAGAAACTACCTCTCTGTTGATGGCGGCCCTGTGAAGAAGATGGACTTGGCAAAGAAGATTCAGTTCTTCACCATGGACGTCATTTCGCTCGTGGCGTTTGGGACCACATTTGGGATGCTGGATCGGGATAGCGATATCAATAACTTTGTCAAGAGCTCAGAGGATGGGTTGCTGATCGGGAACATGTTTATGTCGCTGAATCTGGCTTGGTTGGTGCAGGCGCCGGTGATTGGGAAGTTTTTGGGACCCAGCCCGAAGGATAAGACCGGTTTTGGCGCCATGATGAGGGAGACGTTCAGGTATATCGACGAGAGAGTGAAGAACGCGGCAACAGATACAAGGAGGGATATGTTGGCGAGCTTTTATCGGcatggggtgaggggggatgagTTGAGGAGTGAGGTTTTGGAGCAGA TGGTTGCTGGGTCTGACACCACCGCCGGTGCGTTGAGAGGCATCATGCTCCATGTTTTGGGTACGCCGAGGGTGCAAAAGAAACTGCAAGATGAGATTGATGCCGTTCATGCCAAGAGAACTTGGGGTGATGGGATTGTTCCTCATGCTGTTGCGAAGCAGATGCCGTACATGCAGGCCGTCATCCGGGAAGGACTCAGAATCTGGCCACCTGTGTTGAACCTGCTGCCAAAGGATGTGCCTGCCGCCGGTGATACCATCGTGGTCGACGGGAAGAAGGTTTTCTTGCCCGGTGGAACTTGCATTGGTGTCTCGACACTGGCCATGCATCACGACAAGGAGCTCTACGGCGAAGATGCAGATGTTTTCCGGCCTGAAAGGTGGCTGCTGGAGACTGATCAACAGAAGCTGGCCATGATGACCAGGATCAACGACTTGACTTTCGGGCATGGAAAGTGGCAGTGCTTGGGCAAGCCCGTGGCTCAGATGGAGATCAACAAGATGTTGTTTGAG TGGTTCCGCAACTTCGACTGGGCCGTCGCTAAGCCCTCAAAACCGTGGAGGTTTACGAATGCCTTTGGCCTGTTCTTGATCAATGACTTCTATGTAAGAGTTATGGAGCGGGAGACTTGA
- a CDS encoding uncharacterized protein (COG:E; EggNog:ENOG503P03N) has protein sequence MVARLASDLPNVKEFPASANPDDIVQALIRNVIPQETLDVIEKDVRPFIEADKPWKGDFFSPKTRRVYGLAGKSPTFFKSVVANPLYQAVCSKMLTAEYKSWLGQKLETSISRPQLNNTIVFSINPGARAQELHHDGMIQHNVLMAITADQYKIGRDTGIGWFVAGNKTTKANGATRWSLLGEELAFFAEMNPGDGFAMLTSCFHEGSANTTRDEERLIYSCFMTKGYLRQEENQYLASSLEKICEYYDADLQKLIGYQ, from the exons ATGGTTGCTCGCCTTGCCTCCGACCTTCCCAACGTGAAAGAGTTCCCAGCCAGCGCCAACCCAGATGACATTGTCCAAGCGCTCATCCGAAACGTCATCCCCCAAGAAACACTAGATGTCATCGAGAAAGACGTCCGCCCCTTCATCGAAGCCGACAAGCCCTGGAAAGGCGACTTCTTCTCTCCCAAAACCCGCCGGGTCTACGGCCTTGCCGGCAAATCACCCACCTTCTTCAAGAGCGTCGTCGCCAACCCGTTATACCAAGCCGTCTGCAGCAAGATGCTCACAGCAGAGTATAAATCCTGGCTGGGGCAAAAACTCGAGACATCCATCTCCCGCCCTCAGCTCAACAACACAATTGTCTTTTCTATCAACCCCGGCGCCAGAGCCCAGGAGCTGCACCACGATGGTATGATTCAGCATAATGTCCTCATGGCCATCACAGCTGACCAATACAAAATCGGGCGTGACACTGGCATCGGATGGTTCGTCGCCGGGAACAAGACCACAAAGGCCAATGGCGCGACCAG ATGGAGCCTCCTAGGGGAAGAGCTAGCTTTTTTTGCGGAGATGAACCCCGGGGATGGGTTCGCGATGCTTACTAGCTGCTTTCATGAAGGTAGTGCTAACACGACaagggatgaggagaggttgatttACAGTTGTTTTATGACAAAGGGGTATCTACGACAG GAAGAGAACCAATACTTGGCGTCCTCGCTTGAGAAGATCTGCGAGTATTACGACGCTGATTTGCAGAAGCTGATCGGGTATCAGTAG
- a CDS encoding uncharacterized protein (EggNog:ENOG503NZWP) — MYGPQTLDLYYAEVEALLKERLEHSGQKLKRIEIFDHTIRRHDPNAARQPVQQVHVDQTPKAAEARVRRHITPKEEVDALLQKRYQLINVWRPIRHPATDFPLAVINYRTTAPEDLVPVNLLYPKRNEGDDGDDRGKEIQPSQETLDSLEGYEVKGKTYGVLPNENHKLYYIKDITPGEAILIMSFASKGGRLPGRKKGVSEVTPYTAFINPQMPEGTPERESIKVFRVL; from the exons ATGTACGGGCCACAGACGCTAGATCTG TACTACGCCGAGGTGGAGGCCCTCCTAAAGGAACGGCTCGAGCACAGCGGCCAAAAGCTTAAGCGCATCGAAATCTTCGACCACACCATCCGCAGGCACGACCCCAACGCCGCCCGCCAGCCGGTGCAGCAAGTCCACGTCGACCAGACGCCTAAGGCCGCTGAGGCCAGAGTACGGCGGCACATCACGCCCAAGGAAGAGGTCgacgccctcctccaaaagcGCTACCAGCTCATCAACGTCTGGAGACCCATCCGGCACCCCGCCACCGACTTCCCCCTAGCGGTAATTAACTACCGCACCACCGCGCCCGAGGATCTTGTGCCGGTCAACTTGCTCTACCCTAAGCGCAACGAAGgggacgacggcgacgataGGGGCAAGGAAATTCAGCCGTCGCAGGAGACGCTCGACTCGCTTGAGGGATACGAGGTTAAGGGCAAGACATATGGCGTGCTGCCCAATGAGAACCACAAGCTGTACTACATTAAAGACATAACGCCTGGGGAGGCGATACTCATTATGTCCTTTGCCTCAAAGGGGGGCCGGTTGCCGGgcaggaagaagggggtttCGGAGGTAACACCGTATACTGCTTTTATTAACCCGCAGATGCCCGAGGGGACGCCGGAGAGGGAGAGTATTAAGGTGTTTAGGGTTTTATAA